The following coding sequences lie in one Rutidosis leptorrhynchoides isolate AG116_Rl617_1_P2 chromosome 6, CSIRO_AGI_Rlap_v1, whole genome shotgun sequence genomic window:
- the LOC139854355 gene encoding protein TIFY 5A-like codes for MRRNCNLELRLVPPSPYTFSDDHHRLINATEEINGEAKEKQNQQLTIFYEGKDSVCDVTELQARSIIKLASEEMEDKWRKTPRSIASSQPLSPLMPSPSSSLSPSPSPSPSGLSMKRSLQRFLQKRKHRMQATSPYHP; via the exons ATGAGGAGGAATTGTAACTTGGAACTCCGCCTTGTGCCGCCGTCCCCGTACACATTTTCCGATGACCACCACCGTCTAATAAACGCTAC TGAAGAAATAAATGGAGAAGCAAAAGAAAAGCAAAACCAACAGCTGACTATATTTTACGAGGGAAAAGACAGCGTTTGTGATGTTACAGAGCTTCAG GCAAGATCCATCATAAAGCTCGCAAGCGAGGAGATGGAAGATAAATGGAGAAAAACGCCACGTTCGATTGCTTCTTCACAACCATTGTCACCATTAATGCCATCTCCATCTTCATCTCTATCTCcgtcaccatcaccatctccaagTGGGCTTTCAATGAAGAGATCTTTACAGAGGTTTCTTCAAAAGAGAAAGCATAGAATGCAAGCAACCTCTCCTTACCATCCCTAA